In Prosthecochloris sp. GSB1, the following proteins share a genomic window:
- a CDS encoding hybrid sensor histidine kinase/response regulator encodes MHASRKKATVLIADDNPVMRRLMSGIVSRLGYLAVTVSDGESVIRHVAESSCDILLLDLSMPGKGGIEVLEYLMDNDYHFPVIMISGSGDIEQAVHCIKLGAYEYLVKPIDNTRLEIMLKNALSESDLKQRVRLLTTAIEQSPVSIAITDTSGTIEYVNPSFSRNTGYVRDEVIGENVNILKSGEHPDSFYKELWETITGGDVWQGEFHNRKKNGDLYWEQAVISPVRNNARVISYFLALKEDITEAKHDREALAESVQRFRDLADLLPQPVFETDSLGRVTYSNQAGFDIFGYTPEDLQQGFDALRIFAPEERRSVREKIVTRLEGGKPAATELTARKKDGTQFPVLVYSAPILRKGEISGLRGIILDITQQKAVERSLRYNQEKYRNLFQSIPDAIIVADAKTGSIVEWNKTALSFFGYSGDELSAMNVTDLYPDDLREEAPGYFRNFVTMKSASLQTSIITRSGFLIDVDISTALFETTRTKRILLIFRDISEQKMSEQLISENIRLKNDFISNVSHELRSPLFSILGFSSTLLRDRDELDSKTIDEFLGIIHEESTRLASLIEDVLTISRIDSGKTVFKKEPLDPARIIESACKSLKLRADEKHVGLTLNLYENSMIVHADADALKQVVINLVQNAIKFTPWGGQVYVSLVREHDLMLLTVRDTGVGIPKKDLEKIFEKFYRVERAGEETEGTGLGLSIVREIVNAHGGSVEARCSVGAGATFRVRIPLFKERA; translated from the coding sequence ATGCACGCTTCCCGCAAGAAAGCAACCGTGCTGATCGCCGACGACAATCCGGTAATGCGCCGGCTGATGTCTGGTATCGTCAGCCGTCTCGGATACCTTGCAGTCACCGTTTCGGATGGTGAAAGCGTTATCCGCCATGTCGCCGAATCGAGTTGCGACATACTGCTTCTGGATCTCAGCATGCCTGGAAAAGGCGGAATCGAGGTGCTTGAATATCTCATGGACAACGATTACCATTTTCCCGTCATCATGATTTCGGGCAGCGGCGATATCGAACAGGCGGTTCATTGCATCAAACTGGGAGCCTATGAATATCTCGTCAAACCGATCGACAACACCCGGTTGGAAATAATGCTCAAGAACGCCCTTTCCGAATCGGATCTGAAACAGCGGGTGCGGCTGCTGACCACGGCCATCGAGCAAAGCCCCGTGTCCATCGCCATTACCGACACGAGCGGAACGATAGAATATGTCAATCCTTCTTTTTCGAGGAACACGGGTTATGTCCGTGACGAGGTGATCGGAGAGAACGTCAACATTCTGAAATCGGGAGAGCACCCGGATTCTTTCTACAAGGAACTCTGGGAAACGATCACCGGTGGCGATGTCTGGCAGGGAGAGTTTCACAACAGGAAGAAGAACGGCGATCTGTACTGGGAACAGGCGGTCATCAGCCCGGTCCGCAATAATGCGAGGGTTATATCCTACTTTCTTGCCCTCAAGGAAGATATAACCGAAGCGAAGCACGACAGGGAAGCGCTTGCCGAGAGCGTGCAGCGGTTCAGGGATCTTGCCGATCTGCTGCCCCAGCCTGTTTTCGAGACTGACAGCCTCGGGCGCGTGACGTATTCAAACCAGGCGGGATTCGATATTTTCGGCTATACGCCTGAGGATTTACAGCAAGGTTTCGACGCTCTGCGAATTTTCGCTCCCGAGGAACGCCGGAGTGTCAGGGAAAAGATCGTCACAAGGCTTGAGGGAGGCAAGCCGGCGGCTACGGAGTTGACGGCCAGGAAAAAGGATGGAACGCAATTTCCCGTGCTGGTCTACAGCGCTCCTATACTCAGAAAAGGAGAGATTTCCGGGCTCAGGGGCATCATACTCGACATCACGCAGCAGAAGGCTGTCGAACGATCGCTTCGCTACAACCAGGAGAAATACCGGAACCTGTTTCAGTCGATTCCGGATGCGATCATTGTCGCCGACGCCAAAACGGGAAGCATTGTCGAATGGAACAAGACCGCCTTGTCGTTTTTCGGGTATTCGGGCGACGAATTGTCCGCGATGAACGTCACCGATCTCTATCCGGACGATCTGCGGGAAGAAGCCCCCGGGTATTTCCGCAATTTCGTGACGATGAAGAGCGCCTCCCTTCAGACAAGCATCATTACCCGAAGCGGTTTCCTGATCGATGTCGATATATCCACGGCTCTTTTCGAAACAACCCGCACAAAACGGATTCTTCTCATTTTCAGGGATATTTCCGAGCAGAAAATGTCCGAGCAGCTTATCAGTGAGAACATTCGCCTGAAAAACGATTTCATCTCCAACGTATCGCATGAATTGCGCTCGCCACTGTTCTCGATTCTCGGCTTTTCCTCTACGCTGCTTCGCGACAGGGACGAGCTCGACAGCAAGACCATCGACGAGTTTCTCGGGATCATTCACGAGGAAAGCACCCGTCTGGCTTCCCTCATCGAGGATGTGCTGACGATTTCAAGGATCGATTCAGGCAAGACCGTATTCAAGAAAGAACCTCTCGACCCCGCCCGCATCATCGAGAGTGCCTGCAAAAGCCTGAAACTTCGCGCTGACGAGAAGCATGTGGGACTGACGCTGAATCTTTACGAAAACAGCATGATAGTCCATGCCGATGCTGACGCGCTGAAGCAGGTCGTTATCAACCTTGTTCAGAACGCCATCAAGTTCACTCCTTGGGGAGGCCAGGTGTATGTTTCTCTTGTCAGGGAGCACGATCTCATGCTGCTTACGGTCCGGGATACCGGGGTGGGGATTCCGAAGAAGGATCTGGAAAAGATTTTCGAGAAATTCTACAGGGTCGAACGTGCAGGCGAAGAGACGGAAGGCACCGGGCTCGGATTGTCGATCGTCAGGGAGATTGTCAACGCTCATGGGGGGAGTGTGGAGGCGCGATGCAGCGTGGGAGCGGGGGCGACTTTCAGGGTTCGCATTCCGCTGTTCAAGGAGAGGGCCTGA
- a CDS encoding 4Fe-4S binding protein: MALYITEECTYCGACEPECPTQAISAGDDIYIIDPNTCDECAGQSEQACVAVCPAECIVQG; this comes from the coding sequence ATGGCACTTTACATTACCGAAGAATGCACCTACTGCGGAGCATGCGAACCTGAATGCCCGACCCAGGCCATCTCCGCCGGTGACGATATCTACATCATCGATCCCAACACCTGCGACGAATGCGCGGGTCAGAGCGAACAGGCTTGCGTTGCCGTCTGCCCGGCGGAATGCATCGTTCAGGGCTAA
- a CDS encoding glycosyltransferase family 2 protein, translating to MNTARFQPEPAVSVILPTFNREKTLPCAVESVFSQTFTDWELIVVDDGGTDRTPALIDSFIAKGGNIRYMRHGNRGAALSRNAGIQASFGRYITFLDSDDSYLPHHIESRMAIMTADPAPDLLSGGFLGEDDIRVVDRFDPGRTVHIDDCILGATLFGPREVFFSLGGFRNLDYAEDADFWDRAAVTYDVMKLTSPRTYVYSRADDSITRNR from the coding sequence ATGAATACCGCACGCTTTCAACCCGAGCCCGCCGTATCGGTCATCCTGCCGACCTTCAACCGGGAAAAAACCCTTCCTTGCGCCGTCGAAAGCGTCTTCTCCCAGACGTTCACCGACTGGGAGCTGATCGTGGTCGACGACGGCGGCACGGATAGAACCCCGGCGCTCATCGACTCGTTCATCGCCAAAGGCGGGAACATACGATATATGAGACACGGCAACCGAGGCGCGGCGCTTTCGAGAAACGCCGGCATCCAGGCCTCTTTCGGCCGCTACATCACCTTCCTCGACAGTGACGACAGCTACCTGCCGCATCACATCGAATCCCGCATGGCCATCATGACCGCCGACCCGGCGCCGGATCTGCTGAGCGGAGGGTTCCTCGGCGAAGACGACATTCGCGTGGTCGACCGGTTCGATCCCGGCAGAACGGTCCACATCGACGACTGCATTCTCGGCGCCACCCTTTTCGGCCCGCGCGAGGTTTTTTTCTCGCTCGGAGGCTTCAGGAACCTCGACTACGCCGAGGATGCCGATTTTTGGGACCGGGCCGCCGTAACGTACGACGTTATGAAGCTCACTTCGCCCCGAACCTATGTCTACAGCAGAGCCGACGACAGCATCACCCGTAACCGCTGA
- the zupT gene encoding zinc transporter ZupT, with the protein MTTAFLLTLLAGLSTGIGSALALLVHHTNKKFLAFALGFSAGIMLYVSFVEIMPEAHESILAEVPEKLAAWITTLAFFGGIALTGLIDFLVPNRENPHEMSMIGGLETNRQAAESRLYRMGLFTALAIAVHNFPEGLAVFFSALSNQELGIVIAATIALHNIPEGMAVAVPVYFATKSRAKAFSYSFLSGLAEPAGALMGYFLLKPFLSPLVFSTVLASVAGIMVYISLDELLPTAEEYGEHHISISGLVTGMAVMALSLLLLS; encoded by the coding sequence ATGACGACGGCATTTCTGCTCACTCTCCTGGCGGGGCTTTCGACCGGTATAGGAAGCGCGCTGGCGCTTCTGGTCCATCATACCAACAAAAAATTCCTGGCCTTCGCCCTCGGGTTTTCTGCGGGGATCATGCTCTACGTTTCTTTCGTGGAGATCATGCCGGAAGCACACGAATCGATACTCGCAGAAGTTCCCGAAAAGCTTGCTGCATGGATCACCACCCTTGCTTTCTTCGGGGGAATAGCACTCACGGGACTGATCGATTTTCTCGTACCCAACCGAGAAAACCCTCATGAAATGTCGATGATCGGAGGGCTGGAAACAAACCGACAAGCTGCTGAAAGCAGGCTCTACCGCATGGGACTCTTCACCGCACTGGCTATCGCGGTGCACAATTTTCCCGAGGGACTCGCGGTGTTTTTCAGCGCGCTATCCAATCAGGAGCTCGGCATCGTCATTGCAGCGACCATAGCCCTGCACAACATTCCCGAAGGCATGGCGGTCGCCGTGCCGGTGTACTTCGCCACGAAAAGCAGAGCGAAAGCCTTCTCCTACTCGTTCCTTTCGGGTCTTGCCGAACCCGCGGGCGCCCTGATGGGCTATTTCCTCCTGAAACCCTTCCTGAGCCCTCTGGTTTTCAGTACCGTTCTCGCATCTGTCGCGGGCATCATGGTCTACATTTCCCTCGACGAGCTGCTTCCCACGGCAGAAGAATACGGAGAACACCATATATCGATTTCCGGCCTGGTCACCGGCATGGCGGTCATGGCCCTGAGCCTTCTGCTGCTTTCCTGA
- a CDS encoding response regulator transcription factor: MNKPRILVVDDSANIRRLLSHNLGKYFDVSAAAGAEEAFGTLEKGGPPDLIVVDVAMPGMDGFSFVESIRKTPALKAVPVIMLTAKDKSSEKEKGLRVGADDYITKPFSMDDLAARIRSLLDL; encoded by the coding sequence ATGAACAAGCCCAGGATTCTCGTTGTGGATGATTCGGCAAATATCCGTCGGCTGCTTTCCCACAACCTTGGAAAATATTTCGACGTATCGGCTGCGGCCGGCGCCGAGGAGGCTTTCGGAACGCTGGAAAAGGGTGGGCCTCCCGATCTGATCGTCGTCGATGTGGCCATGCCCGGCATGGACGGTTTTTCCTTTGTCGAAAGTATCAGAAAGACGCCCGCGCTGAAAGCAGTTCCCGTGATCATGCTGACCGCGAAGGATAAGAGCAGTGAGAAGGAGAAGGGACTGAGGGTCGGAGCCGACGACTATATCACCAAGCCGTTCAGCATGGACGATCTGGCCGCTCGAATCCGAAGCCTGCTCGACCTGTGA
- a CDS encoding zinc-dependent alcohol dehydrogenase family protein, translating to MKAFVLDRVVDLSVMRQPLSMTAMEIPEPGEDEVLLRVLACGACHTELDEIEGRTPPPRFPVVPGHQVVGEVVARGRGVDRPETGERVGVAWIYSSCGECELCQQRKENLCADFRGTGRDAHGGYAEYMVAKADYVYPLPDCFSNEEAAPLLCAGAVGYRALKLLNVSNGQALGLTGFGASAHLVLKIARFLYPDSLVHVFARNPVERDFALKLGAVWAGDTTDASPLPLVGVIDTTPVWLPGIAALENLSPGGRLVINAIRKESADIDALAKLNYVKHLWMEKEVKSVANITRADVREFLQIAEAMALRPEVQVYRFEEANRALLDIKERRIRGAKVLRIA from the coding sequence ATGAAAGCGTTCGTGCTCGACAGGGTTGTCGATCTTTCCGTGATGCGGCAACCCCTGAGTATGACGGCGATGGAGATTCCCGAACCCGGTGAGGATGAAGTTCTTCTCAGGGTGCTGGCCTGCGGCGCCTGTCATACCGAACTCGATGAAATCGAGGGGAGAACTCCTCCCCCCCGGTTTCCGGTCGTTCCCGGCCACCAGGTCGTGGGTGAGGTCGTGGCCCGGGGCAGGGGGGTTGACCGCCCCGAGACGGGTGAGAGGGTAGGCGTTGCATGGATCTATTCGTCATGCGGAGAGTGCGAACTGTGCCAGCAGCGAAAAGAAAACCTCTGCGCGGATTTCAGGGGAACGGGGCGTGACGCGCATGGCGGATACGCCGAATACATGGTCGCCAAAGCCGACTATGTCTATCCGTTGCCCGATTGCTTTTCAAACGAGGAGGCCGCCCCGCTGCTTTGCGCGGGAGCTGTCGGCTACCGCGCCCTGAAACTGCTTAACGTATCCAACGGCCAGGCGCTGGGATTGACCGGCTTCGGTGCATCGGCGCACCTGGTGCTGAAAATCGCCAGGTTTCTTTATCCCGACTCGCTCGTGCATGTGTTCGCGCGAAACCCGGTTGAACGCGATTTCGCGCTGAAGCTTGGGGCGGTCTGGGCTGGCGACACCACGGATGCGTCACCGTTGCCTCTCGTCGGCGTCATCGACACGACGCCTGTCTGGCTGCCGGGCATAGCCGCGCTCGAGAATCTTTCTCCCGGCGGCCGTCTTGTCATCAACGCGATACGCAAGGAGTCGGCCGACATCGACGCGTTGGCGAAACTTAACTACGTCAAGCATCTCTGGATGGAGAAGGAAGTGAAGAGCGTGGCCAATATCACCCGCGCCGATGTTCGGGAGTTCCTCCAAATCGCCGAGGCGATGGCGTTGAGACCCGAGGTTCAGGTGTACCGGTTCGAGGAAGCCAACAGGGCGCTTCTCGATATCAAGGAGCGCCGCATCCGGGGGGCCAAGGTGCTGCGGATAGCCTGA
- a CDS encoding uridine kinase: MLSDILLINDKHRKAAEAIAERVLIEKEAKETLSPGYRFIVAISGESGAGKSELSHSLAMVLKKKGIRVKILHTDNYYLVEPLERRAFREKSNFKEIGPQEYDREQLQRNIGDFRAGRVADMPCIDIITEKVDRLITDFRDIDLLIIDGLYAIATEGIDLGVYIDLTYHQTKMTQQVRGKEHDDEHRWKVLEKEHQSARKLRRLANTFIDREYNVLFCD, encoded by the coding sequence ATGCTGAGCGACATATTGCTGATCAACGACAAGCACCGTAAGGCGGCAGAGGCGATCGCCGAGAGAGTGCTGATTGAAAAAGAGGCGAAAGAAACCCTTTCGCCCGGATACCGTTTCATCGTAGCCATATCGGGAGAATCAGGCGCGGGGAAATCGGAACTTTCCCATTCCCTTGCCATGGTGCTGAAAAAGAAAGGCATCCGGGTCAAGATTCTTCATACCGACAACTATTATCTGGTCGAACCCCTCGAAAGAAGAGCGTTTCGCGAAAAAAGCAACTTCAAGGAAATCGGTCCGCAGGAATACGACAGGGAGCAGTTGCAGAGGAATATCGGCGATTTTCGAGCGGGGCGCGTTGCCGACATGCCCTGCATCGATATCATCACGGAAAAAGTTGACCGCCTCATTACCGATTTTCGGGATATCGATCTGCTGATCATCGACGGATTGTATGCGATAGCGACCGAAGGGATCGATCTCGGCGTCTATATAGACCTGACCTACCACCAGACGAAAATGACGCAGCAGGTCAGGGGGAAGGAACATGACGACGAACACCGGTGGAAAGTGCTTGAAAAGGAACACCAGAGCGCCAGGAAACTCCGCAGACTTGCCAATACCTTTATCGACAGGGAATACAACGTTCTTTTCTGCGACTGA
- a CDS encoding DUF4382 domain-containing protein, whose translation MRTLLLRSASPLLALVLLLFTSACSDSGDSLSGSSGEGTLKVIVTDAPFPIDEIDSANVTIGRIDIREADTETFTTLLSDTTLTLNLIELRNGITKSLPDFTIPSGSYDQVRLYITNAALVFTDGSRDEFTIPSAAASGLKINISPPLRISDGLTSEMLLDFDLGGSFHQTGNGEFMFRPVVRAVNNSIAGTLTGSVTGESAGSITGAEVWVDGGEDRIATALTGSDGSYTIMGLPAGNHTARATAETYDTVTVSVDIVAGNYTIQNFTIPTTE comes from the coding sequence ATGCGTACACTACTCCTCCGGAGCGCAAGCCCGCTTCTTGCCCTTGTCTTGCTCCTTTTCACCTCGGCCTGTTCCGATTCAGGCGACTCCCTCAGCGGCTCCTCGGGTGAAGGAACGTTGAAAGTCATCGTCACCGACGCACCGTTTCCGATAGATGAAATCGATTCGGCCAACGTCACGATAGGAAGGATCGATATCCGTGAAGCCGATACGGAAACCTTCACTACGTTGCTTTCGGACACGACGCTGACGCTGAACCTCATCGAACTGCGCAACGGCATCACAAAATCCCTCCCCGATTTCACCATTCCTTCCGGCAGCTATGACCAGGTACGGCTCTACATAACGAACGCGGCTCTTGTATTCACCGACGGATCAAGAGACGAATTCACCATTCCGAGTGCCGCCGCCTCGGGATTGAAAATCAACATCAGCCCTCCCCTGAGAATTTCAGACGGGCTGACATCCGAAATGCTGCTCGATTTCGATCTCGGCGGTTCTTTTCACCAGACAGGCAATGGCGAGTTCATGTTCCGTCCTGTCGTACGGGCGGTAAACAACTCCATTGCCGGAACGCTGACCGGCAGCGTGACGGGTGAAAGCGCCGGAAGCATTACCGGGGCAGAAGTGTGGGTCGACGGAGGAGAAGACCGGATAGCGACCGCCCTGACGGGGAGTGACGGAAGCTATACGATCATGGGCCTTCCCGCCGGGAACCACACCGCGAGGGCGACAGCCGAGACGTATGACACCGTAACGGTCAGCGTCGACATCGTGGCAGGAAACTACACCATACAAAACTTCACGATCCCCACGACGGAGTAG
- a CDS encoding secondary thiamine-phosphate synthase enzyme YjbQ, with product MTYGKTLNIATKGFSDIVDLTAQAEKAVAESGIGEGLVTVCAIGSTASVTTMEFEVELVADFREKLEQLVPSNERSRHSETWGDDNGFSHMRASLMGPSATLPVSSGKIVRGKWQQIVFVDHDNRPRDREVFVRVTGEP from the coding sequence ATGACATACGGAAAAACGCTCAACATAGCGACAAAGGGCTTTTCGGATATCGTGGACCTGACCGCGCAGGCAGAGAAAGCAGTCGCCGAATCCGGCATCGGCGAAGGACTGGTGACCGTCTGCGCAATCGGCTCGACAGCTTCGGTCACGACCATGGAGTTCGAAGTGGAGCTCGTGGCGGACTTCCGGGAAAAACTCGAGCAGCTCGTTCCCTCGAACGAGCGGAGCCGCCACTCGGAGACATGGGGCGACGACAATGGATTTTCCCACATGCGGGCCTCGCTGATGGGGCCTTCAGCGACGCTCCCGGTAAGTTCCGGGAAGATCGTGCGGGGCAAGTGGCAACAGATCGTGTTTGTCGATCATGACAACAGGCCGAGAGACCGCGAGGTTTTCGTACGTGTCACAGGCGAACCCTGA
- a CDS encoding TIGR00730 family Rossman fold protein has product MAKSVTVYCSSSDRSPARFFNAASELGKGLAERGITLVFGGGNVGLMGCIANAVLENGGHVRGIIPRFLEEREVAHYGLTELCVVETMHERKLKLTEWADAFIVLPGGFGTLDELIEVITWRHLGHHRKPILLLNIDGFWNPLIAFFRQLASQHLVGENHGELYRLCGSVDELYAALEQAGKNP; this is encoded by the coding sequence ATGGCAAAATCCGTCACCGTTTATTGCAGCTCGAGCGACCGCTCGCCCGCAAGGTTTTTCAATGCCGCATCCGAACTCGGCAAGGGGCTTGCCGAAAGGGGGATCACGCTTGTCTTCGGCGGTGGCAATGTCGGCCTTATGGGCTGCATAGCCAATGCCGTGCTCGAAAACGGCGGCCACGTCAGGGGAATCATCCCGCGCTTCCTCGAGGAACGCGAAGTCGCGCATTACGGCCTGACCGAACTCTGTGTCGTGGAAACCATGCACGAAAGGAAACTGAAACTCACCGAATGGGCCGACGCGTTCATCGTTCTCCCCGGAGGCTTCGGCACCCTGGACGAGCTGATCGAAGTCATTACCTGGCGCCATCTCGGCCATCACCGCAAACCGATTCTGCTGCTCAACATCGACGGATTCTGGAACCCGCTGATCGCTTTTTTCCGTCAACTCGCATCGCAGCATCTCGTGGGAGAAAACCACGGTGAACTCTACCGGCTTTGCGGTTCCGTAGACGAGCTCTATGCGGCGCTTGAGCAAGCGGGAAAAAACCCCTGA
- a CDS encoding response regulator, translating into MNATRQTILVVDDQPGTRRLVAYSLQKAGYRVVTAVNGKDALERCCGFRPDLILCDIMMPEMNGLEFREKLLAHETLRNVPFVFLSARAQTDEVLAARKLDPMGYITKPVEPAKIVETVKRCLE; encoded by the coding sequence ATGAACGCGACGAGACAAACCATCCTGGTGGTTGACGATCAACCGGGGACGCGGCGCCTTGTGGCTTATTCTCTTCAGAAGGCCGGGTATCGTGTCGTTACAGCCGTGAACGGCAAGGACGCGCTCGAACGGTGTTGCGGTTTTCGTCCGGATCTCATTCTTTGCGATATAATGATGCCTGAAATGAACGGACTCGAGTTTCGTGAAAAGCTTCTGGCGCACGAGACGCTTCGCAATGTTCCTTTCGTCTTTCTTTCGGCAAGGGCGCAGACGGACGAGGTTCTTGCGGCGCGAAAGCTCGATCCCATGGGCTATATAACCAAACCGGTGGAACCGGCCAAGATTGTTGAAACCGTTAAACGATGCCTTGAATGA
- a CDS encoding NifB/NifX family molybdenum-iron cluster-binding protein, whose amino-acid sequence MRIVVPVENRKGLESRVCEHFGSTPFYAICDTDTGSVSIVENFNRNHEHGQCTPTDIFAGNGVSAALCNGIGGRAQRKLQMQGIEVFMAGLAPTLGEALGRHAKGTTRRVDPAEGCTGHDCH is encoded by the coding sequence ATGAGGATTGTCGTGCCGGTCGAAAATCGAAAAGGGCTGGAGTCGAGGGTCTGTGAACATTTCGGAAGTACGCCTTTCTACGCGATATGCGATACCGATACAGGGAGTGTGAGCATCGTCGAGAATTTCAACAGGAATCACGAACACGGACAGTGCACGCCCACCGACATCTTTGCCGGCAATGGTGTCTCCGCTGCTCTCTGCAACGGTATCGGCGGAAGGGCGCAACGGAAACTGCAAATGCAGGGAATCGAGGTGTTCATGGCGGGACTTGCGCCGACCCTCGGCGAGGCTCTCGGGCGCCATGCGAAGGGAACGACCCGCAGGGTGGACCCGGCCGAGGGATGCACCGGCCATGATTGCCATTGA
- a CDS encoding bifunctional methionine sulfoxide reductase B/A protein — translation MRYNTLTPEEERVIVGKGTEMPFTGRYYDYKEDGTYVCKRCDAELFRSDDKFDSGTGWPSFDDAIPGAVRSVTDADGRRTEILCANCGAHLGHVFLNEGFTGKNTRYCVNSVSLDFDKKKEADRSATGKTEKAVFAGGCFWGVEYHFQKLDGVKAVISGYTGGNKANPTYREVCAGGTGHAEAVEVEYDPSAVSYETLARLFFEIHDPTQLNRQGPDMGTQYRSAVFYADEQQKAVAEKLIARLREKGYDVVTQVEPAGEFYPAEDYHQDYYDKTGHQPYCHVYQKRFG, via the coding sequence ATGAGATACAATACACTGACTCCGGAGGAGGAGCGGGTCATTGTGGGCAAGGGCACGGAAATGCCTTTTACCGGCAGGTACTACGATTACAAGGAAGACGGAACCTATGTCTGCAAACGTTGCGACGCCGAGCTTTTCCGCTCTGATGACAAATTCGATTCAGGCACGGGTTGGCCAAGCTTCGACGACGCGATCCCCGGGGCTGTCAGGAGCGTCACTGACGCCGACGGAAGGCGGACGGAAATTCTCTGCGCCAACTGCGGCGCTCACCTCGGCCATGTTTTCCTCAATGAAGGGTTTACCGGCAAGAATACGAGATATTGCGTCAACTCGGTTTCGCTCGACTTCGACAAGAAAAAAGAAGCTGATCGGTCCGCGACCGGAAAAACGGAAAAAGCGGTCTTCGCCGGAGGATGTTTCTGGGGAGTCGAATACCATTTTCAGAAGCTCGATGGAGTGAAAGCCGTAATCTCGGGCTATACTGGCGGCAACAAAGCAAACCCAACCTACAGGGAGGTCTGCGCGGGCGGTACTGGACACGCGGAAGCGGTCGAGGTCGAGTATGACCCTTCGGCAGTGTCGTACGAAACACTGGCCAGGCTGTTTTTTGAAATCCATGATCCGACGCAACTGAATCGCCAGGGGCCGGACATGGGGACGCAGTATCGTTCAGCGGTTTTCTATGCTGACGAGCAACAGAAAGCGGTCGCTGAAAAACTTATTGCGAGGCTGAGGGAAAAAGGCTACGACGTGGTGACCCAGGTCGAGCCGGCCGGTGAATTTTATCCCGCGGAAGACTACCATCAGGATTACTACGATAAAACCGGTCATCAACCATACTGCCACGTCTATCAGAAGCGTTTCGGGTGA
- the chlG gene encoding chlorophyll synthase ChlG, with the protein MSDSSQHNDSAFEPRKRCDEQNGLNVRKQVAPGKRTAAHLSSVALLIRFLKPVTWIPVIWSFLCGAVASGSFGWQDIAGMKFLLGMLLTGPLASGTCQMLNDYFDRDLDEINEPWRPIPGGAISLRNATVLIAIWSLLSVAVGYLIHPLIALYVIIGIVNAHLYSANPVKLKKRLWAGNVIVAVSYLIIPWIAGEIAFRPVISLENLTPSLIVAGLFTIASTGTMTINDFKSIEGDRQVGIRTLPAVFGASKAAFIAAVLIDSGQLMAALYMLLLGLPGYALVVALLVVPQLLLQFSLVRSPKTMDIRYNAIAQNFLVAGMLVCAFAIRTVQTIGP; encoded by the coding sequence GTGAGCGACTCTTCACAGCATAACGACTCAGCATTCGAACCGCGAAAACGGTGCGATGAGCAAAACGGTCTGAATGTCCGGAAGCAAGTCGCTCCGGGCAAAAGAACGGCCGCGCACCTCTCAAGCGTGGCGTTGCTGATACGTTTTCTCAAGCCGGTAACGTGGATACCGGTCATTTGGAGTTTTCTGTGCGGAGCGGTCGCCAGCGGTTCGTTCGGATGGCAGGATATTGCCGGCATGAAGTTCCTTCTCGGCATGCTTCTGACCGGTCCCCTGGCGAGCGGAACGTGCCAGATGCTCAACGACTATTTCGACCGGGATCTTGACGAAATAAACGAACCCTGGCGCCCGATTCCGGGAGGCGCCATATCGCTCCGCAACGCTACCGTGCTCATCGCGATATGGTCCCTGCTCTCGGTCGCCGTCGGTTACCTGATTCATCCCCTCATTGCGCTCTACGTGATCATAGGCATCGTCAACGCGCACCTTTACAGCGCAAATCCCGTCAAGCTCAAAAAGCGCCTCTGGGCCGGAAACGTCATTGTCGCCGTCTCCTACCTGATCATCCCCTGGATCGCGGGAGAAATAGCATTCAGACCCGTCATCTCACTAGAAAACCTGACGCCTTCGCTCATCGTCGCAGGACTGTTCACGATAGCCAGCACCGGAACAATGACCATCAACGACTTCAAGTCAATCGAGGGAGACCGGCAGGTCGGCATCAGGACACTGCCCGCGGTTTTCGGAGCGAGCAAGGCAGCGTTCATAGCCGCGGTGCTTATCGATAGCGGACAGTTGATGGCCGCCCTCTACATGCTGCTCCTCGGCCTGCCCGGCTATGCCCTGGTCGTCGCACTGCTGGTCGTTCCGCAGCTCTTGCTTCAGTTCAGCCTCGTGCGCTCTCCCAAGACGATGGACATCCGCTATAACGCCATCGCCCAGAACTTTCTTGTGGCGGGCATGCTGGTATGCGCTTTCGCCATACGAACCGTTCAAACCATCGGGCCATGA